From Penicillium psychrofluorescens genome assembly, chromosome: 1, one genomic window encodes:
- a CDS encoding uncharacterized protein (ID:PFLUO_001172-T1.cds;~source:funannotate): MVFKPFKPPLIRTATEASDHEPLAKKPRLHKEDAAEAASQRAKPASGPRKPLLQVKNIGKDGTDSTDLASRHGAPGERYFNALWRKPSVKKNKTWDGDGILSARAGYVSLRDIGGKDMGRAMYDSRLEPGTMMYIGGKEVEIDSEIPRAEYLSGRLFLDGAKSTPAPTPPKKQSLVKKTESRNYSPILASLKSSQPLKRNGSTSGTSSAAANGAPSFAAYKKPLLNDTVIPQSTAKAVPRHDPTAPGALVMPRLQSAPKGKQVVDVVVDPLLSKNLREHQREGVRFLYECVMGMRSFNGEGAILADDMGMGKTLQTIALLWTLLKQNPVYEDPPVIKKALIVCPVTLINNWRKEFRKWLGNERIGVFVFDDNRKRLTDFTKGRAYNIMIVGYEKLRSVYEILAKGSGVDIIIADEGHRLKTLQNKSGQAIQSLNAAKRVILSGTPIQNDLREFFAAVELVNPGILGTFKAFIREFETPIVRSRQPEATEKDIEKGEARNEELRELTSKFILRRTADVLSKYLPPKSEYVLFCKPTRTQANIYQAVLSSPIFQSAIGNAESALQLITILKKLCNSPSLLTAKNNNGTPSETIASLISSLPQGMLRHFSPSASAKLRVLDQLLDTLRNTTSEKIVLVSNYTSTLNLLATLLTSLGLPFLRLDGSTPAQKRQGLVDDFNHQPASTCFAFLLSAKAGGTGLNLIGASRLILFDVDWNPATDIQAMARIHRDGQKRPCRIYRVLLKGSLEEKIWQRQVTKLGLADSVMEHKNSVAQFSTAELRDLFRLDQESECQTHDLLGCDCGGKGVSAPSSGAETPINTNSGMSELSDLSDDDDDEDNLDLPGFSALIKASQVDMEKQERSIRDGSHSRAQRSGREGKRKKSDQQKDKMHQSLAQYAHLDPSLLVHAASVEEEEELAVAVDDDVLLSLLKDECNCVDYIFKKTSGAEVETGSSAPRDVSG; encoded by the exons ATGGTCTTCAAGCCCTTTAAGCCTCCTTTGATCAGGACTGCAACTGAGGCCAGCGATCACGAGCCTCTCGCTAAAAAACCACGCCTGCACAAGGAggatgccgccgaggcagccAGCCAGCGTGCAAAGCCCGCGTCGGGCCCACGAAAACCGCTACTGCAAGTGAAGAACATTGGGAAAGACGGAACTGATTCCACGGATCTCGCATCGAGGCATGGTGCGCCTGGCGAGAGATACTTTAATGCCTTGTG GCGTAAACCGAGTGTGAAAAAGAACAAGACATGGGACGGAGATGGGATCCTCTCTGCGCGGGCGGGATATGTCTCATTGCGTGACATAGGGGGGAAAGATATGGGACGCGCCATGTATGACTCGCGTCTTGAACCGGGGACCATGATGTACATCGGAGGGAAAGAGGTAGAGATCGATTCTGAAATCCCCCGCGCGGAGTACCTGTCCGGGAGACTGTTCTTGGATGGCGCCAAAAGCACACCGGCGCCAACTCCACCAAAGAAGCAGTCTCTTgtgaagaagaccgagagCCGCAACTATTCTCCCATACTCGCTTCATTAAAATCATCCCAGCCTCTCAAACGGAATGGATCAACATCAGGAACcagcagcgcagcagcaAACGGAGCCCCATCTTTCGCGGCTTACAAGAAACCCCTGCTCAATGATACAGTCATTCCGCAATCCACCGCCAAAGCGGTTCCTCGTCATGACCCCACGGCGCCCGGTGCCTTGGTTATGCCAAGACTTCAATCAGCCCCCAAGGGAAAGCAAGTGGTCGATGTGGTTGTTGATCCTCTACTGTCGAAAAATCTACGAGAACACCAGCGCGAAGGGGTCCGGTTCCTTTACGAGTGCGTCATGGGGATGCGGTCGTTCAACGGCGAAGGCGCCATTCTAGCAGATGACATGGGAATGGGCAAAACACTGCAAACGATAGCATTGTTGTGGACTCTGCTAAAGCAGAATCCGGTCTACGAGGATCCTCCTGTCATCAAGAAAGCTCTGATCGTCTGTCCGGTCACCCTCATCAACAACTGGCGAAAGGAATTCCGCAAGTGGCTCGGGAATGAGCGCATTGGCGTCTTTGTCTTTGATGACAATAGGAAGCGTCTCACCGACTTTACGAAAGGTCGAGCTTATAACATTATGATCGTTGGGTACGAGAAACTGAGAAGTGTGTACGAGATCCTCGCCAAAGGCTCTGGTGTCGACATAATCATCGCAGATGAAGGGCACAGACTAAAGACACTGCAAAACAAGAGTGGTCAGGCTATCCAGTCACTGAATGCTGCAAAGAGAGTCATCCTCTCTGGCACGCCCATCCAAAATGATCTGAGAGAATTCTTCGCAGCTGTGGAGCTCGTCAACCCGGGGATACTGGGCACATTCAAGGCTTTTATCCGCGAGTTTGAGACGCCAATTGTGCGTAGCAGACAACCAGAAGCCACTGAAAAAGACATAGAAAAAGGCGAGGCGCGCAATGAGGAGCTGAGAGAGCTCACGTCCAAGTTCATACTACGCAGGACAGCCGACGTGCTATCCAAGTATCTGCCACCCAAGTCGGAATACGTGCTCTTCTGCAAGCCAACCCGCACTCAAGCGAATATCTACCAGGCTGTGCTTTCCTCGCCTATCTTTCAGTCTGCCATCGGCAATGCAGAGAGCGCCCTCCAGCTCATCACAATTTTGAAGAAGCTCTGCAATAGTCCGTCCTTGCTGACTGCAAAGAACAACAACGGCACACCCAGCGAAACCATCGCCTCTCTTATTTCATCGCTTCCCCAGGGCATGCTCCGCCACTTCTCCCCTTCCGCAAGCGCCAAACTTCGAGTGTTGGACCAGCTACTCGACACACTACGGAACACCACATCCGAAAAGATTGTTCTAGTCTCCAACTATACCTCAACGTTGAACCTCCTCGCCACGCTTCTGACATCCCTTGGTCTGCCCTTTCTACGTCTAGATGGAAGTACCCCGGCACAGAAACGTCAGGGCTTGGTCGACGATTTCAACCATCAACCAGCTAGCACCTGCTTCGCATTCCTGCTGTCAGCCAAAGCAGGCGGCACTGGCCTCAATCTCATCGGCGCGAGCCGTCTCATTCTCTTCGATGTGGACTGGAACCCGGCAACAGACATCCAAGCTATGGCGCGCATCCACCGTGACGGCCAGAAACGTCCCTGTCGAATTTACCGCGTGCTCCTCAAGGGCAgtctggaagagaagatctGGCAACGGCAAGTGACCAAGCTCGGACTCGCGGACAGCGTCATGGAGCATAAGAATAGCGTGGCTCAGTTCTCAAccgccgagctgcgcgatCTCTTTCGGCTAGACCAGGAGAGCGAATGCCAGACGCACGATCTCTTGGGGTGCGACTGCGGCGGCAAAGGCGTGTCTGCCCCTTCTTCTGGTGCGGAGACTCCCATCAACACCAATTCCGGTATGAGTGAATTGAGTGACCtctccgacgacgacgacgacgaagacaacCTTGATCTCCCAGGCTTTTCAGCCCTCATCAAAGCCTCCCAAGTCGACATGGAAAAACAAGAACGCTCCATCCGCGACGGATCTCACAGCCGCGCCCAGAGATCAGGCCGAGAAGGCAAACGTAAAAAGAGCGACCAGCAAAAGGACAAGATGCACCAATCCCTTGCGCAGTACGCACACCTGGATCCATCTCTCCTAGTACATGCTGCCAgtgtcgaagaagaagaagagctcgCCGTCGCGGTTGACGATGATGTTCTCCTGTCTTTACTGAAAGATGAGTGTAATTGCGTGGACTATATCTTCAAGAAGAccagcggcgccgaggtGGAAACCGGCTCTTCTGCACCCAGGGATGTGTCCGGTTAA
- a CDS encoding uncharacterized protein (ID:PFLUO_001170-T1.cds;~source:funannotate) produces MSGLGGDFGRRFARETWSLYAVGVLGVVLRFTARIRRLGVRNLQADDFLMVNAVVWYTILCVALNQVASGGGSNLMTEEEKKTMTPSIHAERERGSKWVFVSEHAFILTVWSLKSCMLVIYARITEGLKQRRWINYLAVYVAIGFVGTELSLFLICRPLSNYWAVPTPNYQCSSYQYYEIIQACFSISSDIFMLLIGIPMLVQVRVPLKQKMILLVLFGMGIFVIVAAILNKVYCLVPYLISYVYMNWYFREATVAILVTNLPLIWSLMRDVFPALKSWTGGSKRGTDRYKSGPWTSNKGSGLPSYGVSTQLRSGDYGMKDFHGASMSPHSPQKGAVSDISLAPSEEHSISDDGSSRALRIQRDITVTVQHDTRPENFEPSTAQFTRGGEAV; encoded by the exons ATGTCGGGCCTGGGAGGTGACTTTGGTCGCCGCTTTGCCCGTGAGACATGGTCTCTTTATGCAGTTGGCGTCTTGGGTGTTGTCCTGCGATT TACTGCCCGTATTCGCCGGTTGGGAGTTCGGAACCTCCAAGCCGATGACTTCTTGATGGTTAACGCCGTCGTCTGGTACACGATCTTATGTGTTGCACTCAACCAAGTCGCCTCCGGAGGGGGTTCGAACCTGAtgacggaagaagaaaagaaaacgatGACCCCTAGTATCCACGCTGAGCGTGAGCGTGGGAGCAAATGGGTTTTTGTATCGGAGCATGCCTTTATCCTCACCGTCTGGAGCCTGAAGTCTTGTATGCTGGTGATCTACGCTCGTATCAC AGAGGGGCTCAAGCAAAGAAGATGGATTAATTATCTTGCTGTCTACGTCGCCATTGGATTTGTCGGAACTGAACTGTCATTATTCCTCATCTGCCGCCCGCTCTCGAACTACTGGGCCGTTCCAACACCAAATT ACCAATGCTCGTCCTACCAGTACTACGAAATCATCCAGgcctgcttctccatctcatccgaCATCTTCATGCTCTTGATCGGCATTCCAATGCTAGTCCAAGTCCGCGTGCCAttgaagcagaagatgattcttctcgtcctcttcggtATGGGTATCTTCGTCATTGTCGCCGCCATTCTGAACAAGGTGTACTGCCTGGTCCCTTACCTGATCTCTTACGTCTACATGAACTGGTACTTCCGGGAAGCCACCGTAGCGATCCTGGTGACCAACCTCCCGCTGATCTGGTCGCTTATGCGCGACGTGTTCCCGGCCCTCAAGAGCTGGACCGGTGGCTCGAAGCGTGGCACTGATCGGTATAAGTCGGGTCCATGGACTAGCAACAAGGGATCCGGTCTGCCTTCATACGGAGTGAGCACTCAACTTCGGTCTGGAGACTACGGAATGAAGGACTTCCACGGTGCCTCTATGTCGCCGCACTCGCCGCAGAAGGGAGCTGTGTCCGATATCAGTCTTGCGCCCAGCGAGGAGCACTCTATCAGCGACGATGGATCGTCGCGCGCTCTGCGCATCCAACGGGACATTACGGTTACTGTCCAACACGACACAAGGCCGGAAAACTTCGAGCCCAGTACTGCGCAATTTACCCGCGGAGGTGAGGCTGTGTAG
- a CDS encoding uncharacterized protein (ID:PFLUO_001169-T1.cds;~source:funannotate), whose translation MSADATDTNAPQSQFQKIGDLVEQDEDTGLMSVESLCMNCHESGTTRLLLLKVPFFRDVILESFECPHCYFKDNSVKSAGQIQEKGSKYTLVVENEDDLQRQVIRSDVSIFKVETLGIEMPKGESQLTNIEGVITRIHDSLANEQPLRKAQAPELHDALEPLIQKLKEMSEGNRFPFTVSVDDPTGNSWIAPNTTDRGSKYRRVEYPRTAEQNEELGLASDPETGEHKGVPMGETELDESEIVDGQVYTLPAQCPACTKPCVVNMKKVHIPHFKEVFIWSTVCDGTVVDGQTGQGEGEGCGYKSNEVKTGGEIPEKGKRITLKVENIVDLSRDILKSDTCALSSQELELEVQPGTLGGRFTTIEGLLTEIKEQLSSNLYDIEDVNHSGGDSMVSSDKQKWDRFFANLDSAISGELKFTITLEDPLANSYVQDLCSPAADPQITIEDYTRTDEEEDDLGLKDMKTEGYEEEEQKS comes from the exons ATGTCCGCTGACGCCACCGACACCAATGCGCCCCAGTCGCAGTTCCAAAAGATCGGCGATCTAGTCGAGCAAGATGAAGACACCGGGCTTATGAGCGTGGAGAGTCTCTGCATGAACTGCCACGAAAGCGGAACGACTCGTCTGCTGCTTTTGAAAGTCCCCTTCTTCCGCGATGTCATCCTTGAGTCCTTCGAGTGCCCACACTGCTATTTCAAAGACAACTCCGTCAAATCGGCCGGCCAGATCCAGGAGAAGGGAAGCAAATACACGTTGGTCGtggagaacgaggacgatCTGCAGCGCCAGGTGATTCGCAGTGATGTGTCGATTTTCAAGGTGGAAACGCTGGGTATTGAGATGCCCAAGGGCGAGAGCCAGCTCACTAACATCGAGGGCGTTATAACGCGCATCCACGACTCGCTGGCAAACGAGCAACCCCTCCGCAAAGCGCAGGCCCCCGAACTCCACGACGCTCTCGAGCCGCTCATCCAGAAACTGAAGGAGATGTCGGAGGGCAACCGTTTCCCATTCACGGTCTCCGTAGACGACCCGACGGGCAACTCTTGGATCGCGCCCAATACAACCGACCGTGGCAGCAAGTACCGCCGTGTCGAATACCCTCGCACCGCCGAGCAGAACGAAGAGCTAGGTCTCGCTTCCGACCCCGAAACCGGCGAACACAAAGGAGTCCCGATGGGCGAGACCGAGCTTGATGAGTCCGAAATCGTTGATGGACAAGTCTACACCCTCCCCGCGCAATGTCCAGCCTGCACCAAGCCCTGTGTGGTCAACATGAAAAAG GTCCACATTCCGCATTTCAAAGAAGTTTTCATCTGGTCAACCGTATGCGACGGAACCGTTGTCGACGGCCAGACGGGCCAGGGCGAAGGCGAAGGCTGCGGGTACAAGAGCAACGAAGTCAAGACCGGCGGCGAAATCCCAGAGAAGGGCAAGCGGATTACTCTCAAGGTGGAGAACATCGTCGATCTGTCTCGAGACATCCTCAAGTCCGACACCTGCGCGCTGTCCAGCCAGGAACTCGAGCTCGAAGTGCA ACCAGGAACCCTCGGCGGCCGGTTTACTACAATAGAGGGTCTTCTGACGGAGATCAAGGAGCAATTGTCCTCGAATCTCTATGACATCGAAGACGTGAACCATTCCGGCGGTGACAGCATGGTCAGTTCCGACAAGCAGAAGTGGGACcgcttcttcgccaaccTGGACTCCGCTATCTCGGGCGAGCTGAAATTCACCATTACCCTCGAAGATCCTTTGGCGAACAGCTACGTCCAGGATCTATGTTCGCCTGCGGCGGATCCACAGATCACGATCGAGGACTACACACGtaccgacgaggaggaggatgatctTGGCTTGAAGGATATGAAGACCGAGGGGtacgaggaggaggagcagaaatCATGA
- a CDS encoding uncharacterized protein (ID:PFLUO_001171-T1.cds;~source:funannotate): MASVENISEKATVAEANAEDQQSQQGELINASGHRQELERNFSLLSICAVAVTTGNTWIAQGGSVVTALSNGGLAGCIYEFIAVSVCYWLVAASIAELASGMPSASGVYHWASITAGKYGRVCGFFAGWWNFLAWVLGAASMSLIMAQQTVSMYALMHPGFVPQTWNVFVSFIICTWVCCCIVLFMNRFLPYIGNLGMFFILAGVFITIIVCVVMPYVNNVGYASDYEIWQKWTNKTGYSQPGFVFVLGMLNGAYSVGTPDCSSHLAEEIPKPSRNIPKAVLAQMGVGFVTGICYMIAIFYSIQNLPKVRNSPLNFPLAEIYRQATGSRGGALGLLIVAFLPTLITCTGCYITAGRTLWTISRDRATPFPNWLSQINPRMQNPFNATLVCGCLVTVLACIYLGSTTAFSAFVGCFVQLSSLSYFMAIFPHMLTRRSSFVPGFFFMNNAIGYVINALACVYILAFVVIFCFPYALPAEAGSMNYASLMTGGLSIFVAAWWFVRQGSYEGPKNIPLTDKALMEDAQ, encoded by the exons atggcctcTGTCGAGAATATTTCCGAAAAGGCCACAGTCGCCGAGGCCAATGCCGAGGATCAGCAGTCCCAGCAGGGGGAGTTGATCAACGCCTCAGGCCATCGCCAGGAGCTCGAGCGCAACTTCAGTCTGCTCAGTATTTGTGCCGTCGCCGTCACCACTGGAAACACCTGGATTGCTCAAGGTGGAAGTGTCGTTACGGCGCTGAGCAACGGTGGCTTGGCGGGTTGTATCTATGAATT TATTGCAGTCTCGGTCTGCTACTGGTTAGTGGCAGCATCCATCGCGGAGCTAGCTTCAGGAATGCCCTCGGCCAGTGGTGTCTATCACTGGGCCAGTATCACAGCTGGTAAATATGGCCGCGTGTgtggcttcttcgccggctGGTGGAACTTCCTCGCCTGGGTGTTGGGTGCCGCCTCTATGTCCTTGATCATGGCACAGCAGACGGTGTCCATGTACGCGCTGATGCATCCCGGTTTCGTTCCCCAGACCTGGAATGTTTTCGTCAGCTTCATTATCTGTACCTGGGTGTGTTGCTGCATTGTCCTGTTCATGAACCGCTTCCTGCCCTACATTGGCAACCTTGGCATGTTCTTCATTCTCGCCGGTgtcttcatcaccatcatcgtctGCGTTGTCATGCCATATGTCAATAATGTGGGCTATGCCTCTGACTACGAGATTTGGCAAAAGTGGACCAATAAAACCGGCTACTCGCAGCCAGGCTTCGTCTTTGTCCTCGGTATGCTGAACGGTGCCTACAGTGTTGGGACCCCTGACTGCTCCTCCCACCTTGCGGAAGAGATCCCCAAGCCAAGTCGGAACATTCCCAAAGCCGTCCTGGCTCAGATGGGTGTTGGGTTCGTCACGGGTATCTGCTACATGATTGCCATCTTCTATTCCATCCAGAACCTCCCCAAAGTTCGCAACAGCCCGCTGAACTTCCCTCTCGCTGAGATCTATCGCCAGGCCACTGGGTCCCGCGGCGGCGCTCTGGGTCTGCTGATCGTCGCTTTCTTGCCCACTCTCATCACCTGCACGGGCTGCTACATCACCGCCGGCCGGACCCTGTGGACAATTTCCCGTGATCGTGCCACCCCTTTCCCCAACTGGCTCAGCCAGATCAACCCCCGAATGCAGAACCCCTTCAACGCCACCCTCGTCTGTGGCTGTCTGGTAACCGTCCTGGCCTGCATCTACCTcggctccaccaccgccttcAGCGCCTTTGTCGGGTGCTTCGTCCAACTGTCCAGTCTATCCTACTTCATGGCCATCTTCCCGCACATGCTCACCCGGCGCTCGTCATTTGTGCCCGGTTTCTTCTTTATGAATAATGCGATCGGCTATGTGATCAATGCCCTGGCATGTGTCTACATCCTCGCATTTGTCGTCATTTTCTGCTTCCCATATGCCCTGCCTGCGGAGGCTGGCTCTATGAACTATGCCAGTTTGATGACTGGCGGTCTGTCCATCTTTGTTGCTGCCTGGTGGTTCGTCCGCCAGGGCAGCTATGAGGGCCCAAAGAACATTCCTCTGACCGACAAGGCCTTGATGGAGGATGCCCAGTGA